One genomic segment of Macaca fascicularis isolate 582-1 chromosome 19, T2T-MFA8v1.1 includes these proteins:
- the CA11 gene encoding carbonic anhydrase-related protein 11 isoform X2 yields MGAAARLSAPRALVLWAALGAAAHIGPAPDPEDWWSYKDNLQGNFVPGPPFWGLVNAAWSLCAVGKRQSPVDVELKRVLYDPFLPPLRLSTGGEKLRGTLYNTGRHVSFLPAPRPVVNVSGGPLLYSHRLSELRLLFGARDGAGSEHQINHQGFSAEVQLIHFNQELYGNFSAASRSPNGLAILSLFVNVAGSSNPFLSRLLNRDTITRISYKNDAYFLQDLSLELLFPESFGFITYQGSLSTPPCSETVTWILIDRALNITSLQMHSLRLLSQNPPSQIFQSLSGNGRPLQPLAHRALRGNRDPRHPERRCRGPNYRLHVDGAPHGR; encoded by the exons ATGGGGGCTGCAGCTCGTCTGAGCGCCCCTCGAGCGCTGGTACTCTGGGCTGCACTGGGGGCAGCAG CTCACATCGGACCAGCACCTGACCCCGAGGACTGGTGGAGCTACAAGGATAATCTCCAGGGAAACTTCGTGCCAG GGCCTCCTTTCTGGGGCCTGGTGAATGCAGCATGGAGTCTGTGTGCGGTGGGGAAGCGACAGAGCCCCGTGGATGTGGAGCTGAAGAGGGTTCTTTATGACCCCTTTCTGCCCCCATTAAGGCTCAGCACTGGAGGAGAGAAG CTCCGGGGAACCTTGTACAACACCGGCCGACATGTCTCCTTCCTGCCTGCACCCCGACCTGTGGTCAATGTGTCTGGGGGTCCCCTCCTTTATAGCCACCGACTCAGTGAACTGCGGCTGCTGTTTGGAGCTCGCGACGGAGCCGGCTCCGAACATCAGATCAACCACCAGGGCTTCTCTGCTGAG GTGCAGCTCATTCACTTCAACCAGGAACTCTACGGGAATTTCAGCGCTGCCTCCCGAAGCCCCAATGGCCTGGCCATTCTCAGCCTCTTTGTCAAC GTGGCTGGTAGTTCTAACCCATTCCTCAGTCGTCTCCTTAACCGCGACACCATCACCCGCATCTCCTACAAGA ATGACGCCTACTTTCTTCAAGACCTGAGCCTGGAGCTCCTGTTCCCAGAGTCCTTCGGCTTTATCACCTATCAGGGCTCTCTCAGCACCCCGCCCTGCTCCGAGACTGTCACCTGGATCCTCATCGACCGGGCCCTCAATATCACCTCCCTCCAG ATGCACTCCCTGAGACTCCTGAGCCAGAATCCTCCATCCCAGATATTCCAGAGCCTCAGCGGTAATGGCCGGCCCCTGCAGCCTTTGGCCCACAGGGCACTGAGGGGCAACAGGGACCCCCGGCACCCCGAGAGGCGCTGCCGAGGCCCCAACTACCGCCTGCATG TGGATGGTGCCCCCCATGGTCGCTGA
- the CA11 gene encoding carbonic anhydrase-related protein 11 isoform X1, translated as MGAAARLSAPRALVLWAALGAAAHIGPAPDPEDWWSYKDNLQGNFVPGPPFWGLVNAAWSLCAVGKRQSPVDVELKRVLYDPFLPPLRLSTGGEKLRGTLYNTGRHVSFLPAPRPVVNVSGGPLLYSHRLSELRLLFGARDGAGSEHQINHQGFSAEVQLIHFNQELYGNFSAASRSPNGLAILSLFVNVAGSSNPFLSRLLNRDTITRISYKNDAYFLQDLSLELLFPESFGFITYQGSLSTPPCSETVTWILIDRALNITSLQMHSLRLLSQNPPSQIFQSLSGNGRPLQPLAHRALRGNRDPRHPERRCRGPNYRLHVVLLYAVPQSDAPFPLTENLQLPPCGSAQGSHTPRLRNMWMVPPMVAETPLRVLHPPVLSLPTRLGELLLKQSY; from the exons ATGGGGGCTGCAGCTCGTCTGAGCGCCCCTCGAGCGCTGGTACTCTGGGCTGCACTGGGGGCAGCAG CTCACATCGGACCAGCACCTGACCCCGAGGACTGGTGGAGCTACAAGGATAATCTCCAGGGAAACTTCGTGCCAG GGCCTCCTTTCTGGGGCCTGGTGAATGCAGCATGGAGTCTGTGTGCGGTGGGGAAGCGACAGAGCCCCGTGGATGTGGAGCTGAAGAGGGTTCTTTATGACCCCTTTCTGCCCCCATTAAGGCTCAGCACTGGAGGAGAGAAG CTCCGGGGAACCTTGTACAACACCGGCCGACATGTCTCCTTCCTGCCTGCACCCCGACCTGTGGTCAATGTGTCTGGGGGTCCCCTCCTTTATAGCCACCGACTCAGTGAACTGCGGCTGCTGTTTGGAGCTCGCGACGGAGCCGGCTCCGAACATCAGATCAACCACCAGGGCTTCTCTGCTGAG GTGCAGCTCATTCACTTCAACCAGGAACTCTACGGGAATTTCAGCGCTGCCTCCCGAAGCCCCAATGGCCTGGCCATTCTCAGCCTCTTTGTCAAC GTGGCTGGTAGTTCTAACCCATTCCTCAGTCGTCTCCTTAACCGCGACACCATCACCCGCATCTCCTACAAGA ATGACGCCTACTTTCTTCAAGACCTGAGCCTGGAGCTCCTGTTCCCAGAGTCCTTCGGCTTTATCACCTATCAGGGCTCTCTCAGCACCCCGCCCTGCTCCGAGACTGTCACCTGGATCCTCATCGACCGGGCCCTCAATATCACCTCCCTCCAG ATGCACTCCCTGAGACTCCTGAGCCAGAATCCTCCATCCCAGATATTCCAGAGCCTCAGCGGTAATGGCCGGCCCCTGCAGCCTTTGGCCCACAGGGCACTGAGGGGCAACAGGGACCCCCGGCACCCCGAGAGGCGCTGCCGAGGCCCCAACTACCGCCTGCATG TCGTACTACTCTACGCTGTTCCACAATCTGATGCTCCTTTCCCCCTTACTGAGAATCTACAACTGCCTCCCTGTGGTTCAGCCCAGGGATCTCACACCCCCCGGCTTCGCAACATG TGGATGGTGCCCCCCATGGTCGCTGAGACTCCCCTTCGAGTATTGCACCCGCCCGTCCTAAGCCTCCCCACACGGCTAGGGGAGTTACTCCTAAAACAAAGCTATTAA